The Chitinophagales bacterium genome includes a window with the following:
- the rplK gene encoding 50S ribosomal protein L11, producing the protein MSKEIQGYIKLQIRGGQANPAPPVGPALGAKGVNIMDFCKQFNAKTQDQQGKVIPVVITVFKDKSFSFIIKTTPAPVLLLELGKIKKGSAEPNRVKVGSVNWNQVKEIAETKMSDLNAFTVESAMKMVAGTARSMGMTVSGRAPWEK; encoded by the coding sequence ATGTCTAAAGAGATTCAAGGTTATATAAAGCTTCAAATAAGAGGCGGTCAGGCAAATCCTGCACCACCAGTAGGCCCAGCATTGGGTGCCAAAGGGGTTAACATTATGGATTTTTGCAAGCAGTTTAATGCAAAAACCCAAGATCAGCAAGGAAAGGTGATTCCGGTTGTCATTACTGTGTTTAAGGATAAATCATTCAGTTTTATCATTAAAACTACCCCGGCTCCTGTTTTACTTCTTGAATTGGGAAAAATTAAAAAAGGTTCTGCTGAGCCCAATAGGGTGAAAGTTGGTTCTGTAAACTGGAATCAGGTAAAAGAAATTGCCGAAACCAAAATGTCGGATTTAAATGCATTTACTGTTGAATCTGCGATGAAAATGGTTGCAGGAACAGCAAGAAGTATGGGGATGACCGTTAGCGGTAGAGCTCCCTGGGAAAAATAA
- the rplA gene encoding 50S ribosomal protein L1 yields MKLTRNRKAVQDKVEAGKEYPLSEACALIKELTKVKFDASVDLHIKLGVDPRKADQALRGTVSLPNGTGKDKTVLVLCTPDKEEEAKAAGADHVGLDDYVEKISGGWTDIDVVIASPSVMPKIARLGRVLGPRNLMPNPKSGTVTNDIGDVVKEVKKGKIAFRVDKFGIIHASVGRVSFSAEQLRENAAELLQTLSKMKPSSAKGIYFKSIFMASTMSPSVKIDTKSVSGI; encoded by the coding sequence GTGAAATTAACTAGAAATAGAAAAGCAGTTCAGGACAAAGTTGAGGCAGGTAAAGAATATCCTTTATCCGAAGCTTGTGCTTTGATCAAAGAACTCACGAAAGTAAAATTTGATGCTTCAGTGGACCTACACATTAAATTAGGTGTAGATCCCCGAAAAGCTGATCAGGCATTACGTGGTACAGTTTCTTTACCAAATGGTACTGGAAAGGACAAAACAGTTCTTGTACTTTGCACACCAGATAAAGAAGAAGAAGCAAAAGCTGCTGGCGCTGACCATGTTGGCCTTGATGATTATGTAGAAAAGATCTCAGGCGGATGGACAGATATTGATGTTGTAATAGCATCGCCAAGTGTAATGCCTAAAATTGCCCGATTGGGACGTGTGTTGGGACCAAGAAACCTGATGCCCAATCCTAAGTCAGGGACTGTTACCAATGATATTGGTGATGTAGTGAAAGAAGTGAAGAAAGGAAAAATTGCTTTTCGTGTTGATAAATTTGGGATCATACATGCTTCAGTAGGAAGGGTTTCTTTTTCTGCCGAACAGTTGAGGGAAAATGCTGCTGAATTATTGCAGACATTGAGCAAAATGAAACCATCATCAGCGAAAGGAATTTATTTCAAAAGTATCTTCATGGCAAGTACAATGAGTCCTTCTGTGAAAATTGATACTAAATCTGTAAGCGGTATATAA
- the rplJ gene encoding 50S ribosomal protein L10: MKREDKALVIDELAKKFSEADNFYFTDTSGLTVEEINNLRRLCFGKEIEMKVAKNTLIKFALEKSDRTFEGSDSVLKGTTALMFSAVANTPAKIIKEFRKSSEKPYLKAAYIDTDIIIGDEQLEKLASLKSKNELIGDVIALLQSPAKNVISALQGSGGQKLSGILKTLSQKDA, encoded by the coding sequence ATGAAAAGAGAAGATAAAGCACTTGTTATTGACGAGTTGGCAAAAAAGTTTTCAGAAGCCGACAATTTTTACTTTACCGATACTTCCGGTTTGACGGTTGAGGAGATAAACAACTTGAGAAGACTTTGTTTTGGCAAAGAAATAGAGATGAAAGTAGCTAAAAACACTTTGATCAAATTTGCTTTGGAGAAATCCGATCGTACATTTGAAGGTTCAGACTCTGTTTTGAAAGGCACTACTGCACTTATGTTCAGTGCCGTTGCCAATACTCCGGCCAAAATAATCAAAGAATTCAGAAAATCATCAGAAAAGCCTTACCTGAAGGCTGCATATATCGATACAGACATCATTATTGGAGATGAGCAGCTCGAGAAGCTGGCTTCCCTCAAATCTAAGAATGAACTTATCGGTGATGTGATTGCATTGCTTCAGTCTCCTGCTAAAAATGTTATTTCTGCCCTACAGGGTAGCGGAGGACAGAAGCTCTCAGGTATTCTTAAAACACTGTCCCAAAAGGACGCATAA
- the nusG gene encoding transcription termination/antitermination protein NusG, translating into MSEENKTDGLRWFALRVISGKERKLKEYLDNEVRKSGWGHIVKQILVPTEKVYKIQSGKKVVKERNFFPGYILVEAVESLLSGEIISHISTTNGVIHFLGKNKPTPLRQTEVNRILGKVDQIQEMGENVMNEPFIVNETVKIIDGPFNDFKGDIEEIQEDKKKLKVIVKIFGRRTPVELNFMQVEKIS; encoded by the coding sequence ATGTCTGAAGAGAATAAGACAGATGGATTAAGATGGTTTGCATTACGCGTTATTAGCGGTAAAGAACGCAAACTGAAAGAATATTTGGATAATGAAGTACGCAAATCGGGCTGGGGACATATCGTTAAGCAGATATTGGTGCCAACTGAAAAAGTGTATAAAATCCAAAGCGGTAAGAAAGTGGTAAAAGAACGCAATTTCTTTCCCGGTTATATTCTTGTTGAAGCAGTAGAGTCGCTACTAAGTGGTGAGATAATTTCTCACATTTCTACTACAAATGGAGTGATTCATTTTCTGGGAAAAAACAAACCTACACCCTTGCGTCAGACAGAGGTTAATAGGATTCTCGGAAAAGTAGATCAGATACAGGAGATGGGAGAAAATGTGATGAACGAGCCATTTATCGTGAATGAAACGGTCAAAATTATTGACGGCCCTTTCAATGATTTCAAAGGTGATATTGAAGAAATTCAGGAAGACAAGAAAAAATTGAAAGTTATAGTAAAAATATTTGGCAGGCGCACACCTGTTGAATTGAATTTTATGCAGGTAGAAAAAATATCTTAA
- the rplL gene encoding 50S ribosomal protein L7/L12 — protein sequence MADLKEFAEQLVNLTVKEVNELADILKEEYGIEPAAAAVAVAGGGGGGEADAAEEQTEFDVVLTAAGGSKLTVVKLVKEITGLGLKEAKELVDGAPKPVKEAASKDEAESIKAKLEEAGASVELK from the coding sequence ATGGCTGATTTAAAAGAGTTTGCAGAACAACTTGTTAACCTTACTGTAAAAGAGGTAAACGAGCTGGCTGACATCTTAAAAGAAGAATATGGTATTGAACCTGCCGCTGCAGCAGTAGCTGTTGCCGGTGGTGGCGGTGGCGGTGAAGCCGATGCTGCTGAAGAACAAACTGAGTTTGACGTAGTTCTGACTGCTGCCGGTGGTAGTAAACTTACTGTCGTTAAACTTGTTAAAGAAATTACCGGATTGGGTCTGAAAGAAGCCAAGGAATTGGTGGACGGAGCTCCAAAACCGGTAAAAGAAGCTGCATCTAAAGACGAAGCTGAGTCTATCAAGGCCAAGTTGGAAGAGGCAGGTGCCAGTGTTGAGTTGAAGTAA
- the secE gene encoding preprotein translocase subunit SecE has product MLKVRVYIKEAYEELLHKVTWPSWPELQHSAVLVLIASIIISLVVLAMDQASNNVLKLVYQAIAG; this is encoded by the coding sequence GTGCTGAAAGTTAGAGTATATATTAAGGAAGCCTACGAAGAGCTATTACATAAAGTGACTTGGCCAAGCTGGCCGGAGTTGCAGCATAGCGCAGTCTTGGTTTTAATAGCTTCCATCATTATATCTTTGGTTGTTTTGGCAATGGATCAGGCCTCCAATAATGTTTTAAAATTGGTCTATCAGGCGATAGCCGGTTAA